agccctggctggctggggcaCAAAGGAGCCAGTGAGGTGAGGCGAGCacaggaatgtgtgtgtgaggggcggggggacagcctaggcctgggggcggggggggggctccttGGCGAAGGCTGGGACTCTGGGGGGTATCAGGTGGCGTCTGAGGAGGGGAGAGCGAGGCTGGAGAAATGACAGATGATCTGACCTCAACCCCGACtggagcccctgccagcccagccttgGATCGCCCctcagctccgccggtgccccccactcctgacccgcagtgccctgccagcccagccttgGGTCCCCTCAGCtccaccagtgcccctcactcccaacccacagcccctgccagcccagccctgctggtgcccctcactcctgacctgcagcccctgccagcccagctgggggggggggggatttctggGCTTCTGGTGATTATGGTGGAACTGCTCAGtcatgggggggatgggggggtgtctTGTGCCGCTCAGCACGTACCAGTGCGGAAGGGGGGCTGGGTGCCCAATCTGGGCCTCCCAAATCCCTTCCCCATCATTATGGCGAgctccccctgcccgcccccaaCCCTacctcctgcagccccccccatgCACAGTCTCGGGGTGGCAGCCTGCAGCTGGGGGGGGCGCAGGAGGCCCTGATCCCAggagcccctccccacctgcaCCTGATCCCCCTGAGAATCTGCTCCCCCCCGCACATTCCACCCAGGGCGCAGCTGCCGCCTTAGAAATGTcatcccccccaccatccccccttccctttccccaccgTGTTGCTCTGCCCTGTGTCCCTTaccctgtcccccaacccacctccccccttctgcctccccctgcccacctctgACACCCCCCCAGTGCCCAATAACCCCCAGCCCACCTCCGACacccccccagtgcccccagcccaccccaacATCTGCCAGTTCCCAATaacccccagcccatccccaacACCCCCTAGTGCCAAGTAACCCCCAGCCCACCCATCTGCCAGTTCCCAATAACCCCCAGCCCACCCTTGACACCCCCCAGCGCCCAGtacccccagcccacccccgccaccccccagTGCCCAATAACCCCCCAGCGCCCAGTATCGCCAGCCCACCCATCTGCCAGTTCCCAATAACCCTCAGCCCACCCCTGACACCCCTCAGTGCCCAGTAACCTCCAGCCCACCCCAACACCCCCAGTACCCAGTAGCCCCCCAGCACCCAGTACCCCCAGCCCACCCGACATCTGCCAGTTCCCAAGAACCCCCCAGTTCCCCAACCAGCCCTCTTCCCCCAATCCCCAATAAACTCCCCTGCCTACTCGAACCAGTGCCCCCCACCAGACAGCTCCTTGCTCCCCATCACTCTCACCGGAAGCGGGAGTCTGGTGGGGATCTCTGGTGGTACACGGCAGCTCCGGGCGGCGCTGGGTGAGTGGGGTGCGAGGGACCGTGGGGCTATaacaggctgggggggggggcaggaggggcagggtaACCTTTTCCCTGACCCCTGGCCTTTTGCTGGAGCTGCTAAAAATATGCCAGACTGGGAATGTGAAACGCCCGGGCACTCATAGTAGGGCAAGAAGCTGAGTCATGGGGCAGGGGGCCCAGCAGCCAGCACCCCCACCTCTTGCAACCCTCCAGACACCCCCAATTCCCTTGCCAACACTGATCCTGCAGACCCTGAACCCCTCaaagtcccctgcagccccccaatgTCTGAGTCCTCTGTGTACCCCTGAAAACCCagacccccccgctccccctttCTCAGAGTTTCTTTCCCTGCTTTGGGGAGCCATCAGCACTTTGCCTTTGCCCCACCCAATCCACAGCTtctggtgccccctgctggccccagggctggtccacacccccctgagcactggCTTCTGGGAAACAGATGGGTGGTTGGGGTTCCCCCCCATAAAGGCAAGAGCCACCTGGTGGGGGACTGGGACCCTGGAGACATGGATTAAAAGTCCAGTGCTGGGCGGGatcaaaagggggagggggagccagtggggctgggagtgaaAGCAGGGTCACAGCACAGGAGTGaatcccccctcctcctctccatgtacccccagcccccactcagccccctccttcctcccctcctattgacccccgtcccctccccatgCCCTCTCACTCCCCGTGGTTGGGGGGTCAGGACTTGGGGTCACCCCCAGCACAAATGAGCTCCAGGGCAGGCCCCAGCTGGGTGTCCACAGAAACCTTCTAGACTCCAGCTGGCCCCCCAGGCTGGGACCCAAGTTACCCTGGTGACGCTGTAGACCCCAGCTGGCCCATGGCCAAGATCTGGGTTACCATGGCGATGCTCtagcacccccccctccccaaggagCTGAGTTCAGGCAAAGTCATCACCAGGGGCTTTAATGTAGCAGGGACACAGGGCGCATCACACATGTGGGGGCGTTCAGACCTCAGAGATGGGGGGAAGGGCCATTGAGACCCAGATCCAGACCTCAGTCCTCCAATCAGAACCAGGATCCCCACCCTCCCATTAATTCATGTGCAAACAGCATCTGCATGAAATACACCATGGGTCGGGGGTCATGACCCGGAAGTCATAGTGGTTAAAGTCAAGGCGTCAAAGAGCCAGAGGAGGCCCAAGGGCCAACAACCAGTGGGCTCAAAGGTCAATGTAGTGAGGTTCAAAGGTGAATGACACACAGTCTGCTTCAAGTAGCCAAGGGTCAAAGGTTAATGAGCCAAAGGCCGAAGTACACAGGCAAGAGGCCAAGGGTCAAAGTTCAACTCTCTAACCAAGTCGCCAACCCATAACAAATCAAAAGGTCAAAGTCCAGGAAGCAATGAAGGGTCAAAGTTCATCAACAGAAGGGTCAAAGTGCAACCGTCCAAGGTTCTGGTGACCAGAAGGTCACAGCTGGCCACGTGGGGTCAGATTTCAGGGGTTGCAGGGCTCAGTTGGCCGCCCTGGGTCACAGTTCAGGGGTCATGGGGCTCAGCCAGCTGCCCCGGGTCACAGTTCAGGGGTCGTGGGGCTCAGCTGGCCTCCTTGGGGCTCTGGGGCTCGAGGATCTGGACGTGGGTGAAGGGGAAGTGCCCGCTGCGCCCGTTCAGCTGCCCCTCCCACTGCCCGTTGATGTTCATCTTCGTCACCGTGATGATGTCACCCACCTGGGGGTCAGAGGGCAAAGGTCACAgtcagatttctccctggagctGCCCTAGTCACCCCTACTGCCCCTGTCTCCGGACACCTGGGTCCCCAGAATCAAGGActaatttcccccctcccctccatgctCCCAGACACCTGGGTCCCTTAGGTTGCAGGATCTATTCCCCCTCCTTTGCCTTGATCCCCCCAAATCAGGGACTAATTCTGCCCGCCCTCCAGCTGGATGCCGGGGTCCCTGGGATCCATTCCCCCAGAATGCCTGGATCCCTCAGGATCTTGAGGACTGATTCCCTCATATACTTGGGTCCCCTGGAATCCAGGTCCTGTTACCCCTGGATTCCTGGGTCCTCCGCACACTCACCTCGAAAGCCAGTGCCGTCTTGTCGTAGGCATTGGGCACCCGCCGCTGTACAGCCCTGGCCACCACAGGGCCATtgcggggggtgggcaggggcgcCGGGGGGCCACCTACACTGGGGTGGGCATAGGGCCCCAGCAGGACGCCGGCCTGGGGGCGCCAGGGCTGGACATAGGGCACCGGGATCATGCCCACCCGCCCGTCGACCCGCTGGGCCGTCCACCACTGCTCCTCCGGCTTGCCCAGCACCCGGAGTGGATCCCCCTTGCGGAAGGGCAGGTCCTCCTGGTCATTGCCCCCGAAGTCGTAGAGAGCCTGCACCCACtcgcagggcagggtggggccagcaGGTGGGGCCACGGGGTCCCCTCCCCCCTCGGCGGGGGGCAGCGGGGCTGGGCCAGGCACCGCGGGGCCCCGGCAAACGGGCACCACCAGCGTGGTGGTGTCCAGATAATGCACGCGGTAGAAATCCAGCAGTGCTGGGAGTCCCTCGAACTCCTGATCCCCGATCTTCAGCCGGCCCGGCAGGCTGTTAATGATGTAGTGAGACACCTGGGGGGATGGGGGCCAGGGAGAGATGGGGGTGGAgacagggacagacagacagacgagGTTACACATTGGACATtcaccagcccctcccccatctcctccccccggactcctgggttctccctgaATCTAGGGTGATTTCCTCCCCCAAAACCCACGGGCTCCCCTTGGTaatgcccctcctgccccccacgtTGTCCAGTCCTCTCCTGCCATCCCCAGatgcctcccccactccccctccctcaccagcCCCCCGGGGTCGCCCTCACCTTGGCGTTCTCGCTGACCGAGAGGACGTAGTCTCCGGGGCAGGTGGAGCTGTCCCTCACCAGGAAGGTGCCGGGTCGGTGACCCTGGAGACAGGCCACGGCCTGCTGGCGGCTCAGCGACCCCATGTACCACTCGTTGGAGTCCCCGAAAGACGACATGGCTCTGGGGGGCGTAGCGGGGTCTCCCCCCTCAGGGGCACCCCCCAATTACAATGTAACCCCCTCAAATCCACAGGTAAGCCCTCATATTTAAGGGGAACCCCCCAGTCCCCCAAATCTCCTGGGCATATAGCCCCCAAATTAACAGAGCCCCCTGAATTCCCCTGCAAGGAAACAGCCTCTCCAAACTACCATGCACCCCGTCTTCTCCCTCCCAGACCTTCTCACTTCGTTGGCAAGCAGAACCCCTCAAACTATTCCTGTGCCCCCTAGAACCCTTCccccaaatgcagccaccagaggAGCACCCCTAAATTATGCCCCGTCCCAATACGGGTCCCCCACATAATGCCAACCCTGGTGCATCCCCAAATTCTGCCCCAGGAACCCCCATCCTCCAATGTACTGCTCAATTCCTTGCACCCCTAagacccctccccagcaccccttccttcccttcccctgcacccccccaaatTTCTGAGTATCTTCTAAAgccctccccaaggccccgctgCCCCCGTCTCGTGCACCCCCGAATCCCTCCCCAAATGCAGCCCTCCCGTCCCGTGCACCCCCAAATCGCTCCCCAAATACAGCCCCCCCGTCCCGTGCACCCCCGAATCCCTCCCCAAATGCAGCCCCCCCGTCCCGTGCACCCCCAAATCGCTCCCGAATGCAGCCCCCCCGTCCCGTGCACCCCCAAATCGCTCCCCCCGTCCCGTGCACCCCCGAATCCTGGCCCTCCGCCGGGGCTTGGCCCCGCTGGCACCGGCTgccgccgcccctcccccaaagccgccgcctcctgccccagcccggtcaCCGCGGCAACATGGCGAGGGGAAGTGACGCGCCCGCCCCGGGCGGCCGCCATGGCGGGGGCTGGCAGGAGGGGCTGGCGGCCATGTTGGGGGtgggcaggacgcctgggttctctccctggcgtggggaaggaggagggggtctGCCCCGTTCCCACCGGAGCCGGGCCTGGCTCCTGGAGCCATCACCAGTGCGGATGGGCGGGCCCGGGGCTCGAACCCTCAACAGCTCGGCGGCGGGCCCAGCCCCGGGCTGCCGGCCACAGCCTCCCCCGAGCCAGGCGGGCACCCCTGCCGCGCCGAGCCCGCCCCAAACAGCACGTGGCCCGGCCGGCGTGGGGCCGCGCCCCGCTTCAGCTTTAAGCCTTTTCTCAAACTAAACtttcagttgcaggaaattagggGGGGTGTCGGACAATTCTTTAGTGACTCTCGCGTCTGAGATTCAAGAAGTTACAGCTTCAGAACCGTGCCAAGGAAACTTGGCCCCCTCACCTGTCAGGCTGTACACAATCAACAGCCTTAAAGCGGATGCTGGTGTGTTTTCACGCACCTTTTATTAAtggaaagggggtgtgtgtgtgggtgagatCAGTGTTTACCCATCAAAATCTAATCCTCCCACGCCTCACTGTAAAATGACAACATGCGACATAAAGTCTAAAGCTATACACCCACCTAGAGAAATGGATAAGAAAGAAATAACCCAATTcatacataataaaaataatacagatatTAAAATATGTGACTATAAAGTTTATACATAAAATACATAGCACAGTACCACAAAAACACTACATATATAAATATAGCAAATTAAAATACTTAGATGcgatatataaaatataaacacaataCATTCATAAATAGAAACACTGGTGATAATTACATACAAGCAATACATACAGCACATACAAAATATATTAGAACATAAATCTATACATGTATCTCCACAGATTTGACTTGAGTTTGGATTCTTCTATTTCTGCATTTTGAACTTAAAACTACTTTCCCCCTAATCTTCAGAGCTCAGCTGCTCACTACGTTCTGAGATTCGGCCCCTTCCTTGGAACTTACACAGAAGAACTCACAGTCATGCAAACAGATAAATTAGGAACGAGATCATGTATGTCTGATAAAAAGAAACTGGTAACAGCAAAAAATAATCACTCTTTGGTATAAAGCAAAAAAGACTTGATTCAAATGAACCCCCAGCTAATAAAACTAGATGCATAATAGAGCAATAAAATAAACTTCTGATGGAGCTAAATAAAATGGGCACCTCCTAAGTTATAACAAAGCAAAAGGAAATTGGCAATGACACAAATCCTCAGTACTCATCAATAATGAATTGGCTACAGACTGAATGGAGTAATACACTCCAATATCAATTGGtaatgaaattaaaatatcaaaataaagcAGATTCAGAATAAACCAACTGTTATAAACGCAAAGGGAATGAAATAATAAACCCCAAACCACTACGAATAAAATAAAGACACAATAACGCAGTGATAACAGTCACACTAGGAATAAACCAATGACACATACCATGCAGCTTTCACAAACAAGGAAATcttgagcagcagcagagaggtgaTCTTTCCCTTGGTCTGTGGCCCTGGTGCggccgctgctggaatcctgtgtccagtcctggtgtccacaattcaagaaggatgttgatggaTTGGAGCGGGCtcagaagagccatgagaatgattgagAGATTGGACAACCTGCCTTACAGTATAGGGTCGAGgaactccatctatttagcttaacacagagaaggtgaaggggtgacttgatcccaggctataagtacctacatggggaacaaatatttaataacaggttcttcaatccagcagagaaaggctgGCAGCtcaagttagacaaattcagattggaatgaatttgtaacagtgagaggacttaaccactggaacaattccCCAAGGGTTGCggaggattctccatccctgacaattttttaaatcaagatggggtgttcttctaaaagatctgctcttaaTGGAGGTCAGCAGTAGGGTTCAGAGTTAACAAGATATGAGCTACTGTTTCAGGACATTTCTGCCCTGGAGTGCAGTGGGGACTCATCCCCATCACCTGCTATCATTTTCTCCCACAAATGGGCCGCCTCAGCCTGGAGCTGTACAATGTCATCAGTAAAGTTCAGAGTTAACAGCAGTGTGAGCTTTCATTTCAACTACCTTATCTATACTGGGAATGCTGTCCCTTGCTTATCAGCTGAGCACTTCAGGCTTAGACACCCCAAAAGAGGGATAATGCAGTTGCGGAGCTGGTGGGCAGGGACTCCCAATTGAGGGGTTCCAGGGCTAGTTGATGGGGAGCAGTTACTGGATCAAGCATAGCCATGATGGCTAAGGTCTCCCTGATTTGGCCCAAATGCAGCAGACAGTCCGGAAAATCTAATGGCCAGAATGTTTTCATGGGTGCCTCACTTCTGACCCACCGACACCGAAAAGTAGACAGACAAGGCGAGGTATCTCAAAGCAGCTTTATTATAAAAATGGGAGTTACAAATATTGGGGTTATGTAGCAAAGTCAGGAAGGGATCACCCCATTTGGGGAGCAGGGGATCCCCATAATCCAGCATTAGTGAGTACATGCCAGTCTGAGAGTGTCTCATGGGGGAGACCCCCCAATTTTCCTGGCAGGGCTCCCCTCAGAGCAGTTTGACCTCAAAGCAGATGCAATTGATGCTCTGACAATCGGGGGGCTGGTAGGCACAGGCACAGTCGCAGAGGGGGCAGCAGCGAGGGAAAGGGGGGCAAGTGCCgagctcccagccctgcagagagagagagagaaaaatatgggGCTGTTAACCTGCAGGACTACTCGCTACACGATATTAAACAGTGGCTGTTATGTGGCAGGTAGTCCCACAGGCTGATGTTAAGCAGTGGCTGGTAGCCCACAGGACTCCCCACCACAAGATATTCAATGTGGGTGTTAATCCGCAGGACTATGCTCCCAGGTTATTTACTAGGGGGTTGTAAATCCTGACTACCTGCCCCAGGATATGTTACGGGGGCAGTACCCCAAAGGGTTTGGGGGTCACTCACCTGGTGTCGGGGACAGCAGGTGTCCaggcagcgggggagggagggaggggcacagtCACAAGCCTCGACGCAGGCCAGGCAGCAGTGGCAgggcccccccagcagccccttctCACACCAGGAACAGTCAGCGCAGAGTCCACgggcctggggtggaagggagggtGAGAGATGGAAGGGCCAACTCACCCCCTCCCGACAGCTGAcctgcccagccctgaccccGTAGGGCCACCCCACCTGTGACCCCCTGACTATCGCCCCCGCCTTCCCCTCCAGCAtgtccctccccactgccccccagtatagacccctgcccccagtctgtccccccttACCAGCAGGCATTGGCGCAGTgcgaggagaaggaggaggaggagcaggtagGCGGCCACAGTGATGAAGACAATGgctgggaggggcagaaggagggagctgggggggcccgGCGTGGGGGTCTACAACAGGGAGAAACAGGAGAGGGGGAGCAGGTCAGAGAGCCTGGGGGagacacagggaggggggaggcctcgggggaggggagacttACAGCCATTCCTGGATGGGGGGGGATCCTCAGAGTTGGGGTCTCTGCTCGCCCCTAGGGGGCCGCATGGATGCCAGATCCCGCATCTgagacagacagacggacagatCAGAGCCACCCCAGCAAGGACTCGGCCCTCTAAGCTGCCCCACGGAACCTCACCCCTATCCCCGAACCTACTGCCCCCACCGATCCACTCTAGTCCCAAACCTGGGCCGGGAACGGCCCCAGCGCAGGTCCCAGAGCCGCCGGTTGCTGCCCGCAGCCACACGgttcactctgaaacctactgaccacaGTGCAACCCAGAGCCGCCCTCCGGAGTGGGGGCCGTGATGGAGGCCGGGCCTCGCACCCTCATTAACATGCAGACGCGTAGGGGCACGTCACCCGCTTAATTGATATTAACGACCCCGGGGCCCAGCCCAGGCTCGGTAGGCAGCGGCTCCATCCCGCTCATTAATAGTAACGCTCGTGCATATTAATTAGACTGCGTCCGCCCCACCCCCAATTGACATTCATACaatatgcaaattatttaaaGGGCCCGCCCCATATGATTGAAATCTCCTACATATTGATTAGGCCACGATCGCCCTCGTTAATATTCACATCTCATGAATATTGATTAGCACGACCCGCAACGACCCCAGTTCATGAATATTCATGACCCCCCAACACGCCGCTCACCCGCTCGCCGTCGCAGCGCCGACATCCCGCGATACCACGCCCTGCTCTCGGGCGTCCCTCTGTTGCCATAAGCAACGGCGCAGgcggcctggccccgccccgccgGGGCCACACGAGGCCCTAAAGAGCTCTGAGCCAGGGGCTTCCGGAAGTGACGAGAGGAGGAGCCGCCATTGCACCGGAAGTAAGCCCTGCACATCCGGAAAGAAacgcactgcaggggagggggagggcagcgCTCCCGGAAATGACCGCTCCGACCGGAAATGGCCTCAGCCCGCCAGAAGCGAGCACTTGGGAAGGCCCCAGCCATTGAAAGGCCCGCAGAGGCCCGCCACCCCCTTGGACCTAGACACGACATCTCGCTGGCCGGCTGGCGGGGCCCAGAGCGGCCACAGGGGCGTGCCAAGCACGCCTACGTCATGACCGGCCCGTACCATGCGGCCAGTCGGAGCAAAGGGCGCAGGCCGACCGCGCTAACATCTCCTTTGCTCTGATTGGCCAGGGGCTCCCAGCGGCGGCACGAGGGCGCAATACGTAGTCCTTTTTCGCCAATTGGCTGACACTGCCCAGCCAATCAGAACACAGGGATAGCGCATGTGGGGGGCGGGGTATATTCTCTCTGGAACGAGCTTGTAGCCAATCAGCACTCAGCAGTAAAGGTCTGGCCCAAAACATGCAGCGCTGTGATTGGCCCCCAGCCACCCAAAGCCCAGGCAGGTGGGGTGCAAGGGGGAATCAAACGTTGCCTGCGCTCGGATTGGCAGTAGGGCCAACCAATCACAGTGCAGACGTCTTTGTCTAATTAATACTGTGTGTTCCCACAGTGAGCAGCCGGTGCAGCGAGCTGCAGCTCAGGCGAGCTCCTGCTCAAAGGaatgtgttagtcgctaaggtgccacaagtcctcctgttctttttgcggatacaggctgagccggctgctcctctgaaatctgtctacTTAGAAGACCCGCTCTCTATCACTGGCCAGGCCTGTCCAGACTCTCTCAACACGTGGCCCCGCCCCTCAAGGCCAGGCCCGCCCCCAGCAcgtggccccgcccccaggccaggccccgcccccaaggCCAGGCCCGCCCCCCAGCGCATAGCCCCGCCCCCAGGGCCAGGCTCCGCCCCCAAGGCCAGAGTCGCCCCCAGCGCatggcccctcccccagggccaggccccacccccatcacgtGGCCCCGCCCCCAAGGCCAGGGTCGCCCCCCGTTACTTATATCATTGTAAATGAGAAAATGTCAGAGATGTCTCATCTTGCTTCTAGTGCTCTTCGCCCACAGCCAACCAGAATCTCCCTCTCACCCGGTCTTCCTTCTGCCTTGCCCAGCAACACGGCCGTTCCGCGGATCTCCATTGGCTCGACGCCGCAGCCAATCAGCAGGTCCGGCGCGAACGCGGTTTCACTGGAATGCTCAGAACAAGAACGACCGTTAACTGCTCTACACGCTCGCGCGCGGCCCGGCAGCTGGCGCACGCGCACAGCCTCCCTGCAACCCAGCCCCTTGCGGCCAGAGCCAAAGGCACATGCGCGTTGGAGCTCTGGGCGCGCGCGCTTGCCCGCCCGGCGGAGGAGCGCATGCGCATTCCAGGCGGCGGCGCGGGGCAAGCGTTCCCTCAGACGGGAGCGGGGGTGCGTCACCCGGCCGGGCCTCATTGATTATTCATTAGGGGCGGGCTAATTACATGCACATTTATTCAGCCTCAAGACCCTAAATTGCTGGAAGTGGGCGTGGCCGTCGAGGTGTAATTAGTATGCATTAACTAATGATATGCAAATTAATTCATTAGTGGCTTCGGCTtgtatggaaatatgctaattaGCTAGTGTCCCAAGAATACGAGAGAGACGCATGCAAATTAGGCAGGGCAGAGAGCGAGGTAATGAGATGCAGATTTCATCACCAGTTGACTGGGCAGTGTATGCAAATGGCTGCGCACTGGGGCCCAGCCCGGCCTGGACGGGCAGCTGGGGGCAAAGTCATGAGCCAATGAAGGGGCTGGGTGTTTAGCAGTATGCAAATGTATGCAAATAAGATGGCGGGCAGGggtagaggaggggcaggggtaggtctagggggaggggcaggggcaggggcaggggcagggatgaGTGGTTGTGGGTCGAGAAGGAGGggtagctgtgggggaggggcagggacagTTGTGGGGCAAGgtggaggggtggctgggggggcaggggattgttgtggggggtggggcagggcagagacagttgtggggtgaggaggaggggcagttgtgggggggagggccaggggatagtcctggggggtggggcagagcagggacagttgtggggggaggaggaggggcatggGAGGGGCAGCTGTTGGAGGATGGCCAGGGGGTagtcctgggggaggaggaggggcatggGAGGGGTAGTTGTGTGGCGAGTGGCAGAGGTTCCAGCGCTCTGGGGGACCCATGATGTTTGGGGAAATCTCAaggtgaggagggggctgggaagggggaatcCCCTCAGTGCAGTGCTAGAGTGGCACCAGTGCCCCCTTTCTCACTGCTTTCAAATTCCTTCTCCCAGATGGCCGTGATCTTCCTCTTCAGCTGTTGCTTCTTCCCCAACTTCTTCCTCGCCCTCCGCTGGGCACTGTACCACACCCGGGCCCTGGGCATGGACCAGCTGCATGCCATCTATGTCGCTGCCAAGTAAAGtcacccggactcctgggttctatccatgGCTCTaggaggagatgggggctgggagccaggattcctgggttctatccatgGCTCATGGAGCAGAGGGGGGTCTCCCTCAGCCACAAGATGGTGCTGGTGGTTCAGAAGTCTCCCCTATAATCTGCTGATCATAGACCCCACCCTAGAGGTGACTCCAGGGTCACTGGCTCAGCAGGTACCACCTGCAGCCTCCAGCTTagcacaagggggggggggggggacactgcCATCTGTGGGGAGGATTAGCCCTGAGCTGATTTCCCAGGTGCCCCAGGGAAAGGAAGGGGTTAAATACTCACCCCTTCAAGCTGGGCCTTGACCTTGGTCCCCACCTGCCTGTGCCTGTGGCAGCAGGATTATGGGATTAGACCTAagtgtcctgtgtgtgtgtgtgtgtgtgtgtgtgtgttccccttCTCTGGCCCCCgacacccctgctccagcctggctcTGACCAGGGGCCTGATCCCCCCCTTTTTAAATCCTGGTTTCCATTCAGTCCATAGAAAGCCAGTTTAAAGCAGTCTGGATGCAGCTGGACCAAGCTGTAGGACTCCCTGATGCAGGGTATTACTTAGTGAAATGACTAGTttcctagctggtgtaaatcagtgtcactccaTGGGCATTTACACCAGGATTCTGAAAAATctagattgagagccactgctatccctgccctgggctcccccaccccacatctcAGACAATGCCccccaatcctgacccacagccccttgcTGTCCAAGCCCTGGGCTCCGtcacccccagctctcctgatgcCCCTCACACCCGCCCCCTGCTGGTTGCACTCCCAGCTCTCTTTCCAGTCTCCATTTTCCATTCCCATCCATCCTTTGCACCCCTTTTCCCATTCCCAGTGCCCCTCTGACTGATCATTGTGACCCCCTTCCCGCCGCCCTCCATCCCACCTCTGGTCCAGGACACTCCGTTGCTGTCCCTTTAAGTGCCTCCACCCAGCGCCTGACAGCTGCtcccggctcccctcccctctcctccctcccctcttcccccctttcTCTCTG
The nucleotide sequence above comes from Caretta caretta isolate rCarCar2 chromosome 6, rCarCar1.hap1, whole genome shotgun sequence. Encoded proteins:
- the LOC125638297 gene encoding crk-like protein translates to MSSFGDSNEWYMGSLSRQQAVACLQGHRPGTFLVRDSSTCPGDYVLSVSENAKVSHYIINSLPGRLKIGDQEFEGLPALLDFYRVHYLDTTTLVVPVCRGPAVPGPAPLPPAEGGGDPVAPPAGPTLPCEWVQALYDFGGNDQEDLPFRKGDPLRVLGKPEEQWWTAQRVDGRVGMIPVPYVQPWRPQAGVLLGPYAHPSVGGPPAPLPTPRNGPVVARAVQRRVPNAYDKTALAFEVGDIITVTKMNINGQWEGQLNGRSGHFPFTHVQILEPQSPKEAS
- the LOC125638299 gene encoding uncharacterized protein LOC125638299, giving the protein MATPTPGPPSSLLLPLPAIVFITVAAYLLLLLLLLALRQCLLARGLCADCSWCEKGLLGGPCHCCLACVEACDCAPPSLPRCLDTCCPRHQGWELGTCPPFPRCCPLCDCACAYQPPDCQSINCICFEVKLL